From the Drechmeria coniospora strain ARSEF 6962 chromosome 02, whole genome shotgun sequence genome, the window GGGCCAACGTGGACCCAACTCACCCCATACAAATCGAACCATGGGCGGCAGCCTCGATTGGCTGCTTGGCCGAAGGGACCGACCTAATTCCGTCGTGGCCATCGGAGCCCTGTCCTTCCAGTCCGTCTCCAACGTCGGCGGGGGTGACAACTCCTTCGAGCTTGCTCGCCACATCGCGACAGGCAGCAGAAAATTCCATGCCATTTCCCGTGCCGCTCAGTCATCTTCCGGGGGCAATTCGTCGTCAATGTACCGCACCAGCGACACTCTCATCTCCGTTGTGTCATTTCCCCGCAGCACGTCGCTGATGAAGTGCGCCTCGACCTGCATCTGGACCATCTCGAGCGATCCCCTCAAGACGCCGCACAGGATGTTGGAGTACCAGAGCTCGTCTTGCGCGCGACCGTCATCGGGTAGCTCGACGAAGTCGGCGAATGGATTTTCATCAAAGACCAAGGAGAATTGGTTATTGTCGCTCGTCCAGTTGGTCACTTGGGGGGTGATGTTGAGGAATATCTTGAAACCGATCTGCCATGCATCGTCAGAAAAGGGTGGACGGCTAGCCGATGCTGGGTTGCCGTACCCGTGCTATCatgtcggccgtctcgcGAAAGTTGGCACACCGTTTCATCGTGTTTGATTTGGCGAGGTAGTCTTCGATGAGGCGCAAGCCAATGTTGTAGCCCATCTTATCCAACTGCTTGTTCACCTCGGCGTAGTCGCTCTCAAAGTCCCGACATAGCTGCGAGACGATGGTGCCGTACGTCAGCGTTACCAACTCGGCGTTGACCTTGTCGATGCGTGTTCTGGCATGGGATTAGATGGCGGCCAACGtgcttcgacgacggcgagtcaCTCACTTCCAGATCCTGCTGCCCATTAGCACGACGGAAACTAGGACGGGACGACGGATCCAGTTGATGAACCGTACTCTTCACCCACACGTGTTGCCTTGCTTGCCGCCATCGCGCTCTCGACCGTCGAGTGCAGCGGAGGATGGAACGGTTCAGCTCAGTGGCCGCCTGGTCGAGATTGGATGCTGcgcggcgcggcggaggGAAAATGTCCGATTACGAGGCAAGATGGCGCCGAATGATGGCCGGTTGTCGTCAAAGCAACGATGGCTATGCCGTCTCCCGCTGGCCTCGACTCCGACCTGCGTCAtgacggtcgaggacgggTGGAGCTGGTCGCTGGTCCAGGAACAACCGCCGGCCCGAGAGAGAAAgtgcacttactgtacggagtacggagcacggcacccagcgcagcagcagcagtaatactgtacttgactGGCTGCTGGTAATATGGAGCACTCGAGGCTAATATTGCTActtccgtactccgtacatattACACACCACACACGGCTCGCTAGGTTTGGTGGGCTGCAGCTCTTGCGCGGCAAAAGTTGTGCAACACGTCGTCGCAGTTTCATCGCACACAGCAGGCGGGTTCGGTCAAGGCGACAGGCAAATTGCAATTCCCGAATTTCGACACGACCTCTCTCCGTCCCGTCAGCATGTCGGCAGAAAAACGgccagccgatggcgagccgGGCTCGTCCCAGATGCTCGTCAAGCGGCAAAACGTGGGCTCGTCCGAGGGCGCTCTTGCTCGGCTCAACGCGTCGAGCAACGCTCTCGTCCAGACGGTGGGTTCCACGGGGATGCATGGGTCGAGTCGGCGGATGGTGACTGACGTCTCGCAGGCGCCGCGGACGAGCGGACTGCAGGCGCCCGTGATGGAGCTCAGCGGACACTCGGGCGAGATCTTTGCGGCCAAGTTCGACCCCGCCGGCACGCTCAttgcctcggccggcatggACCGGAGCATCAGTACGGACTCGGTTGTCCCGCCGGGTAGATTTTGCCGCTGACTCGACCAGTGCTCTGGCGGACGTACGGCGACTGCGAAAATTACGGACTGCTCAACGGCCACAAGggcgccatcctcgacctgCAGTGGTCGCGCGACTCGGACGTGCTGTacacggcgtcggccgacaTGCACCTCGCCAGCTGGGACTTGACGTCGGGGACGCGCATTCGACGCTACGTCGGCCACGAGGAGATGATCAACACGGTCGACGTCAACCGCCGGGGCGAGGAGCTGCTGATcagcggcagcgacgactcGACCATCGGCATCTGGGACCCGCGAAGCAAGAACGCCGTGGACTACATCGAAACCGACTTTCCCATCACGGCGGTTGCCATCTCCCAAGCCGGCAACGAAATCTACtcgggcggcatcgacaacGACATTCGGGTCTGGGATGTCCGGAAGAAGTCGATGGTCTACTCGATGCTCGGGCACGCAGACACCATCACGTCGCTCCGCGTCTCGCCCGACTCGCAGTCTCTCGTCTCGTACGCCATGGACGGCACGGTCAAGACGTGGGACATTCGGCCGTTTgcgccgacggagaggcTCATCCGCACCTTTGACGGCGCGTCGGTGGGCATCGAGAAGAACCTCGCAGGTGTCTCGTGGGACTCGGAAGGCAAGAGGATCGCCGCCGGATCCGGGGACGGAACGGTCAACGTCTGGTCGACGCACACGGGCAAGCTGGCGTACAAGCTTCCCGGTCACCGGGGCGCCGTGAACTGCGCCGAGTTTTCGCCCGGCAAGGAGCcgataagtaagtacagagggGGGGCTCATGCGGGATGCCATGCTTTCCTCGACGCTGACCGTGACGACAGTTCTTTCCGCATCCTCGGACCGTACCATGTTGCTCGGCGAACTCGCATAGGGGGCCGTAGAAAGCGCGAGGTGCCCGATCGGAGACTTGACGGCGGAGGCGCACCTGATGGGCCAGGTGGGCGAAGGGGGGAGCCCgacgacacgacgacgacgacgacgacgacggaggacgTGCAAGAGGCAGGATGAGCAGGAAGGAGGATGAGCAGGAAGGAGGACGGGACGATGGAGGTCGGGCGGGATTGGTGTGCGGCCTGCTTCAGACTCTGTGCCGTTGGCCTGGCAGGTTTTGCATTGAGCGAAGGCGTTTTGGGATTTCGATGACGGCACGGGGCGGCCGCTGTGTGTACTAGCACGGCATGGAGACGATGCTGCGTTGCGCGTatgagcacgagcacgtGCCCGAAGCAGAAACGGGGGAGAATGTACGAGGCAGTGCTCCGGATGCGCGGCCCTCGTGTCTCGCCGTGAAGTCGTCGACTCccaggacgacggccacgcgACGGGGATGCGTTTGGGGCTCGCAAACGGTCGACAGGCTTGtgcctcgacgagcgaggACGATCGGTCGCGCCGGCGGGGTCCAAGGACGTGACGACCTTGCACGCGGAGTGTTTTCGGAAGACGTCGAGTGTCTGTGCGAGGAATTCGCACCAGTCGTATGCCTGGCAACGCAGCACCCGCGCCCCCTCATCTGGACAGCCATATGCCGTGCTCGAGATGGGAGGCCGCGTGGGAGCAGGGGTGCACCGCGTGCACTGAAAAGCGTGCAagcattacggagtactggtactccgtacagcgagCGCATCGCCAAGGATTCTGGATACACCAGGATACACCGCTAGAAGGAGGATTGCGTTGATCCCGTTCCATGGTGTTCCAATGTTCCAAGGCCTGCTCGGACTCATGAAAAGCGAGTGCCGGCCTACTGATGGAAGATTGGCCGAGCCAGAAGACTGCACGCACAGAATAGGATCAGTGACAAGTGCCGCTACATGCgcccgtactgtacagttgCGCGACGTATATGGAgtaatgcatgtacacgtaccaCCTACATATTCATACGGCTTATATGgcgtaatacatgtactcataCCACCTGCATATTCATAGGCGTatatggagtacatgcacacataCCACCTACCTACTCATCCGCATTTGAAGAGGCAATGACTGCACCGTAGGCAGTATTCTGCCGTTGGCTCGAAGTGCAGGCAGGGATGCTGTATGCCGGCTCTCTCGACTGCCTCGGATGAATCCTTGTCGCCGTACTAACATGTCTGCACCGCATTCGAAGTGTGGGCGTGAGCACTCCGCACATTGACGGTGACGTGACACGTGAGCGATTCCCAGCGTTGGAAacgtactgtattaatacttgatAAATTATACGGGGTTCTCCAAACACGTCCAATGTTCCAGCCGCCCATCGGCCTGCGCCCTGGGACAGGGTCTGCGCGTCGCGGCTGGCATCGAATTGCACTTAACCTCCACCGTTGCCCTTCTTCCACCGTTGCCCTTCTTCCACCGTTGCCCTTCTCCCACCGTTGCCCTTCTCCCACCGTTTCCGTACTTCCGCCGTGTCCTTTTCCATTTCTCACTGCGTCTTGTCCGCGTCTCCTGTCCCGCATCTCCTCTCCCACACCGCATCTCCCACCCGCATCTCCCACTCACATCTCTTTTCCActtcctcccccccctttccAGTCTAGGTGCAGCAGAAACAGGTATGCGGCTGGCCGTGCGCGGGTCGCCCGTCTTTTGTAGAACGTCCATGGCCGATATTTCCTTTTTCTcctccccccttccccttctcCTCCAGGGGCGCGCGACTCGTATCTGCGTACCCCGTATCCCGTGCGGTGTATTTTgtcctcgtactcgtacctgtTCTCGTGTGATTTGCTTGTTCATGTATTATCAAGTCCcgatacggagtaatacagcacGGCGGATGTATTATTCATACTCGGTACTTGCTTCTACTGccatggtacggagtattccataccttgtacggagtacggggtaataatagttgtactccgGACGGTACGTCCAAGTACCTGCAACTACTTgcgttgtacggagtacatgcaagtaattacggaggAGTAGGCCTTGCTGCTTGACGCTGCCGGTAATGGCTGTTGGCAGGCGACCGCCGACGGGAACGAGTCGTGGTAATAATACCCCTCGCCGTCCCAGGGGCTGCTTCCGCGTCGCATCGCTTCGCCTGACGTTTGGGCTCTGCCCCGTGGACGCGCACGTTGTCGCAGAGAGGACAAAGATGGGAGCGTATTGATCATCCGACCCAACGTCCACCTCGCACTCGCAACCGCAACTACCTCATCATGATGACATTGTGACACGTACCTTCTCGCAGCAGCACGCGTGTGAGTGCATGCACGAGCATCCACGGCCATGGCAACGTCCCCTTCTCGGTCCCGCTCCCAGCCTCGCTCGATGCTGCTGCGCTGCCTCCGAATGGAATTGGGAGTCGAGGGAGcgtctccccccccccccccctcccccccccccgtcaACCCACACGGGCCATCGCTCAGTCGGCAAGTCACCGTCCAGGCGCCATTCTCTCTCTGGATTTCAATTTTAATTTATCGACCACTTCCACCTCCCTCGAGCGAAGCGGTCGGTCCACCTCCTCCCGGCTTCAGCGAAGACTACGTGTACACACTGCACAGGCGAGCGCGGACTGCTGGACCCGAAATTACTGGCGGTGTAGCCTACTTGGCAGTTGGCTGCATTCGGAAGTGGCTTTCTGGCGCCGCTCCACCATCGACCGGCCAGCCAACGGccgtgctgtaggtgtacttacgtTGTCACGAGCCAGCGGCGCTCCTCAGCGCTGTACTGTCACGGCAGGCTAGTAATAATAGCTGAGATACAAGTACCGAGCTGCAACTGTGCACCTATTATTCCCGCCTAGGCGCTCGAGTTGACGACCGAGACAATTGGCGATAGGCACATGGCGCTTGCTTCCCTCGCTTCCCTCTCGCACCATTCTCAAGGGCGGTGGAACGGTCGAAGACGGACGGAAGGAGGCTGTTGACGTTCCCTCGTGCGTTTGTTTCGACTGTTTTTTGCTCATTGCTTCCCCGACTCGTCCGTTCGATTCCTTTATCTGGGCAGCGAACTGCATTGCATGATGCTTCGAGTCGACGACTAACACCGGCACGACACACCGCTCGCAAACGCACCACTCGCCGACGcaccgctcgccgacgcacCACTTGCAGACGCACCACCTGCACGCTCTCGGCAGGACTCGTCAGTCCCCGGGCTCGCCACAGGATGGCACCCGTCGAGCGTGCGATGGAGATGCTCCGGTCCAATCCCTTCTCCCGAGTTCGGAGGGAACAGCGGGAGCGGCGCTCGTCACGAGACGAATCGGCGCCACGACGactcggcgagacggcgacgaaccCAGAATCACGGCCCGTGCATCCGATGGACGAGTCGAACTCGAGGAGATACCTGCCCGGACGTGGCGACCGACCAGGGCGGAAGCCGCGGACGTGGATGACGAGAGCTTCGATTGCGTCGACGactcatcgtcaccgtcacggcgacgagggccatCGGACCCCGGCAGGGCCGTCACCCTCGCCTTCCTCTCCATCGCCCTTTGTGCCGCAACGACATCTGTCGACGCCGGGGAACGTCGTgacggcaccgccgaggaGCCACTTGCGGCGAGCGGCCACTCTCCCCATGCCCATGACGCCGCTGCACCGCACCGGccaggtcgccgtcgccggggAGCCGGGTCAGGACGGCCAGGACGAGGGCCAAGAACGGCCCCGGAGGCGCTGCCTCTTCTGCCTCGGCTCCGTCCAATCTCGACGCACGCGCTTGCACATCGTCACCTGCCTCGTctccggcatcgccgccgcgtccCTGCTGGCCGTCTGTACGTCACCTGCCCTGCCCGTCACCAAGGGGGAGAGGGGTGAGCGGCTAACTTGGGCCAGATGTCGCTCTCACCGTGACGCAAAACATCCGCCAGGGGGAGctcaccatcgccatcctcctcgtcatcctcgccgtcgcctccatcTTCGCCTACAGCCTTGTGcgactgctgctgctcaaATTCCAACCAGACCGCCTCAGcaggcgacgccggccgccggTCCCCGACATCATGGGCCACCGCGGCTACGCCGTTCCCCCGAAGCCGATACCGGTCGTGCTCGCCcgagacgaggacgccgtcggcatcgagagAGAGGCCGGCCAGCTGCACCCGCCGGCCTACGGCCTCTGGCGCGAGAGCGTGGTGAGTCGTGGACACCGTGGCCCTGTGCCTGCATTCGCGAGGCGATCCGGCCGCTGACGGTGCTCTTCCCGACAGCGAGTGGACCCCAACATGCTATTCTGGCAGCGAaacgccaacgccgagcCGAACCCATTGCGGCTTGAGAACCAACCCgggccaaggccgccgtcgtacgcgtccgacgacggcatatCGTACGTTGTCGAAGCGAGGCCGCGGTCCGTGGCCCCGCCCACGAGTTTTATTTACACCTCCGACGCCGTGAGGGCGACGCAGAGGCAACCGCCCGGTCCCGATGCACCCTTCTGATTGAGGCCTAGAGCGGGAAGCAGGACGTGGCGCGAGCATTTCATACCCTGTAGCGTTTACTCTCCATCTCGCGCCAATCTGGCCGAGGGAGTCCCGAGCGGCCTCGAGAGAAAGCGTCATGTGCTCCCCGTGCACCCGTGCGCCCGTGCGCCCGCACACGGCATGTGCATTCACCGAGGCGCCGCAACGTTGCGAGGAACGGACATGTCATATTCTCTGAATCTTGAAGGAGCTCGCTCTCCTCTTGCGTGAGGCGAAGTTGATTCCTCTTCGTTCGGATTCGGACGAGCAGGGAACGGTAACTTGCATCGGCCGTGTGTTGCTAGCCACCGTCTCGACATACGTACGAGTGCTACGATACTTCAATCAACTATTCAATCTGCCTTTCGTGTGTCGTGACTGACTAGTATACCTTGGCGCGCACCTGTCCGACGCCTTTCCCGACGGCAGTCAAGGAGGGGGGTGGTGAGGACCGACGGCGCAAGAGCCGACGGACCGTGGACCGTTGCCGGAGTGAAGAACGACGCAAACGGGGCGAACTGATGTGAAACTTCAAACTGGCTCTTCCCTCGGTGCTTGCCAGCACCTCTCTCGAatggacgacggcagcgttcTCCGTGCTTTCCCCTTCATTATCAAAGGCCCAAAGGCCCGG encodes:
- a CDS encoding putative BET3, coding for MGSRIWKTRIDKVNAELVTLTYGTIVSQLCRDFESDYAEVNKQLDKMGYNIGLRLIEDYLAKSNTMKRCANFRETADMIARIGFKIFLNITPQVTNWTSDNNQFSLVFDENPFADFVELPDDGRAQDELWYSNILCGVLRGSLEMVQMQVEAHFISDVLRGNDTTEMRVSLVRYIDDELPPEDD
- a CDS encoding Cell cycle control protein cwf17 — translated: MSAEKRPADGEPGSSQMLVKRQNVGSSEGALARLNASSNALVQTVGSTGMHGSSRRMVTDVSQAPRTSGLQAPVMELSGHSGEIFAAKFDPAGTLIASAGMDRSIMLWRTYGDCENYGLLNGHKGAILDLQWSRDSDVLYTASADMHLASWDLTSGTRIRRYVGHEEMINTVDVNRRGEELLISGSDDSTIGIWDPRSKNAVDYIETDFPITAVAISQAGNEIYSGGIDNDIRVWDVRKKSMVYSMLGHADTITSLRVSPDSQSLVSYAMDGTVKTWDIRPFAPTERLIRTFDGASVGIEKNLAGVSWDSEGKRIAAGSGDGTVNVWSTHTGKLAYKLPGHRGAVNCAEFSPGKEPIRGRRKREVPDRRLDGGGAPDGPGGRRGEPDDTTTTTTTTEDVQEAG